Proteins from a single region of Lelliottia sp. JS-SCA-14:
- a CDS encoding rhodanese-related sulfurtransferase, which translates to MPVLHNRISNETLKARMLAETEARVTISFYKYFTISEPQETRDALYKAFEALNVFGRVYLAHEGINAQISVPESKVSAFRDVLYSFDPALDNLRLNVALDDDGKSFWVLRMKVRERIVADGIDDPTFNAADVGEYLKAAEVNAMLDDPDAVFIDMRNHYEYEVGHFENALEIPADTFREQLPKAVEMMQEHKDKKIVMYCTGGIRCEKASAFMKHSGFNKVWHIEGGIIEYARRAREQGLPVRFIGKNFVFDERMGERISEDVIAHCHQCGTPCDTHTNCKNDGCHLLFIQCPACAEKFRGCCSELCSEESVLPEEEQRRRRAGRENGNKIFNKSRGRLNTKLGIPDPE; encoded by the coding sequence ATGCCAGTGTTACACAACCGCATTTCGAATGAGACCCTGAAAGCACGCATGCTGGCGGAAACCGAAGCGCGTGTAACTATCTCATTCTACAAATATTTTACTATCTCAGAGCCGCAGGAAACCCGCGACGCACTCTACAAGGCTTTCGAAGCACTGAATGTCTTTGGCCGCGTTTACCTGGCTCACGAAGGTATCAACGCCCAGATCAGTGTGCCAGAAAGTAAAGTGAGCGCCTTCCGCGATGTGCTTTACAGTTTTGATCCCGCGCTCGACAACCTGCGCCTGAACGTGGCCCTCGACGATGACGGGAAATCCTTCTGGGTGCTGCGCATGAAAGTACGCGAACGCATCGTGGCAGACGGCATCGACGACCCAACGTTTAACGCGGCTGACGTCGGCGAATACCTGAAAGCGGCGGAAGTGAACGCCATGCTCGACGATCCCGACGCCGTGTTTATCGATATGCGTAACCACTACGAATATGAAGTGGGCCATTTCGAAAACGCGCTGGAGATCCCGGCGGATACCTTCCGCGAGCAGCTGCCGAAAGCCGTGGAGATGATGCAGGAGCACAAAGATAAAAAAATTGTGATGTACTGCACCGGGGGTATTCGCTGCGAAAAAGCCAGCGCTTTCATGAAGCACAGCGGTTTCAATAAGGTCTGGCACATTGAAGGCGGGATTATCGAATACGCCCGTCGCGCGCGTGAGCAGGGCTTACCGGTGCGCTTTATCGGCAAGAACTTCGTCTTTGACGAGCGCATGGGCGAGCGTATTTCCGAAGACGTAATTGCGCACTGTCATCAGTGCGGTACGCCGTGCGATACCCACACCAACTGCAAAAACGACGGCTGTCATCTGCTGTTTATCCAGTGTCCGGCGTGTGCGGAGAAGTTCCGCGGCTGCTGTAGCGAACTCTGTAGCGAAGAGAGCGTTCTGCCGGAAGAAGAGCAGCGTCGCCGTCGCGCGGGGCGTGAAAACGGCAACAAGATCTTCAATAAATCACGCGGTCGACTGAATACCAAACTGGGTATTCCTGACCCGGAGTAA